In the Topomyia yanbarensis strain Yona2022 chromosome 3, ASM3024719v1, whole genome shotgun sequence genome, one interval contains:
- the LOC131688953 gene encoding large ribosomal subunit protein eL18 isoform X2, producing MGIDINHKWDRKVRRTKPKSLDVYLRLLVKLYRFLYRRTHKKFNKIVLRRLFMSRTNQPPISLSRVAKLLKLRGKDEKTIAVVVGTVTNDDRKLYVPKMNVCALRVTEKARERILKWGGKIYTFDQLALIAPTGKNTVLMQGERTAREAFTHFGRAPGVPHSNTRPYVQSKGRKYEKARGRRSSCGFKN from the exons ATG GGTATCGATATCAATCACAAGTGGGACCGCAAGGTTCGCCGTACTAAGCCGAAATCGCTGGATGTCTACCTGCGACTGCTAGTTAAG CTTTACCGTTTCCTGTACCGCAGAACTCACAAGAAgttcaataaaattgttctacgtCGCTTGTTTATGAGCCGTACAAACCAGCCCCCGATTTCGCTATCGCGAGTGGCCAAGTTGCTGAAACTGCGCGGTAAGGATGAAAAAACTATCGCTGTTGTGGTTGGAACCGTGACTAACGATGACCGCAAACTGTACGTGCCGAAGATGAACGTTTGTGCGCTGCGTGTGACGGAAAAGGCTCGCGAGCGAATCCTGAAATGGGGAGGAAAAATCTACACCTTCGATCAGCTGGCGCTCATTGCACCGACCGGAAAGAATACCGTTTTAATGCAAGGTGAACGCACCGCCCGCGAGGCCTTCACCCACTTTGGCCGTGCTCCTGGTGTGCCACACTCCAATACCCGGCCGTATGTACAGTCCAAGGGACGCAAGTACGAGAAGGCT